The following proteins are co-located in the Mycolicibacterium goodii genome:
- a CDS encoding sensor histidine kinase → MDRAPGLSVRLKLTLSYAGFLMLAGALLLAAVWLFLLRYIPDRMKIIPGSTDHTISDGVFPIQSNLLHAFAPAAAAVLAFLLVFGLIGGWLLAGRMLSPLARITEATRTATNGSLSHRIRLPGRRDEFRELADTFDTMLERIEAHVAEQQRFAANASHELRTPLAITQTLLDVARNDPHHDPGELIDRLRAVNTRAIDLTEALLLLSRADRRSFTAEHVDLSLFAEDATETLLPLAEERGVTLETSGDIAPTIGSPALLLQMTTNLVHNAIVHNLPDEGTVWVTTSLRPDAAVLTVENTGEPLAPQLISTLAEPFQRGSERVRTHHAGVGLGLAIVTSITQAHDGNLTITPRAAGGLCVTVRLPVAVPE, encoded by the coding sequence GTGGATAGAGCACCCGGCTTGAGCGTTCGCCTCAAACTCACCCTCAGCTACGCCGGGTTTCTCATGCTCGCCGGCGCCTTGTTGCTCGCCGCCGTGTGGCTGTTTCTGCTGCGCTACATCCCCGACCGGATGAAGATCATCCCGGGAAGCACGGACCACACGATAAGTGATGGTGTGTTTCCCATCCAGTCCAACCTTCTGCATGCCTTCGCTCCGGCGGCCGCCGCAGTGCTGGCTTTTCTGTTGGTGTTCGGTCTCATCGGAGGTTGGCTTCTCGCCGGCCGAATGCTCAGCCCGTTGGCCCGTATCACCGAAGCCACCCGGACAGCCACCAACGGTTCACTCTCCCACCGGATCCGGCTACCGGGCCGCAGAGACGAATTCCGGGAACTCGCCGACACTTTCGACACCATGCTGGAACGGATCGAGGCACACGTCGCCGAACAACAGAGGTTTGCGGCCAACGCCTCCCACGAGCTGCGCACTCCGCTGGCGATCACACAAACCCTGCTCGACGTGGCCCGCAACGACCCGCACCACGACCCAGGCGAGCTGATCGACCGGCTGCGCGCCGTCAACACCCGAGCGATCGACCTCACCGAAGCATTACTGCTGCTCAGCCGCGCCGATCGACGGTCCTTCACCGCCGAACACGTCGACCTGTCCCTCTTCGCCGAGGACGCCACCGAAACACTGCTTCCCCTCGCGGAAGAACGCGGCGTCACCCTCGAGACCTCCGGCGACATCGCCCCGACCATTGGCTCACCCGCGCTGCTGCTGCAGATGACGACCAACCTCGTGCACAACGCGATCGTTCACAACCTGCCAGACGAGGGCACCGTGTGGGTCACGACCAGCCTCCGCCCCGACGCCGCGGTCCTCACCGTGGAGAACACCGGCGAACCACTTGCCCCGCAACTGATCTCCACGCTGGCCGAGCCGTTCCAGCGTGGCAGCGAACGCGTCCGCACGCATCACGCAGGCGTCGGTCTGGGCCTGGCCATCGTCACCAGCATCACCCAAGCGCACGACGGGAACCTCACCATCACGCCCCGCGCCGCCGGCGGGCTTTGCGTCACGGTGCGCCTTCCCGTCGCCGTGCCGGAGTGA
- a CDS encoding response regulator transcription factor: MRVLVVEDELLLAEAIRDGLRLEAIAADIAGDGDTALELLSINAYDIAILDRDIPGPSGDEIAERVVASGSGMPILMLTAADRLDDKASGFGLGADDYLTKPFELQELVLRLRALDRRRANHRPPVREIAGLRLDPFRREVFRDGRYIALTRKQFAVLEVLVAAEGGVISAEELLERAWDENADPFTNAVRITVSALRKRLGEPWIIATVAGVGYRIDTTPVTKHEGGDRG; encoded by the coding sequence ATGCGTGTATTGGTCGTTGAGGACGAACTTCTCCTGGCCGAAGCCATCCGCGACGGTCTGCGTCTGGAAGCGATTGCCGCCGACATCGCCGGTGACGGTGACACCGCTCTGGAGCTGTTGAGCATCAACGCCTACGACATCGCCATCCTCGACCGCGACATCCCTGGCCCCTCCGGTGACGAGATCGCCGAACGCGTCGTCGCCTCCGGAAGCGGCATGCCGATCCTGATGCTCACCGCCGCCGACCGGCTCGACGACAAGGCCTCGGGGTTCGGGCTGGGCGCCGACGACTACCTCACCAAACCCTTCGAACTCCAGGAGCTCGTGCTGCGTCTGCGAGCGCTCGACCGCAGGCGCGCCAACCACCGACCACCCGTGCGAGAGATCGCAGGCTTGCGACTGGATCCGTTCCGCCGCGAGGTTTTTCGTGACGGCCGCTACATCGCGCTCACCCGAAAACAGTTCGCGGTGCTCGAAGTCCTCGTCGCCGCCGAAGGCGGTGTCATCAGTGCCGAGGAGCTACTGGAACGTGCGTGGGACGAAAATGCCGACCCGTTCACCAACGCCGTGCGCATCACCGTCTCGGCACTGCGCAAACGGCTCGGCGAACCCTGGATCATCGCCACCGTGGCCGGTGTCGGCTACCGCATCGACACCACACCCGTCACCAAACACGAAGGAGGCGACCGTGGATAG
- a CDS encoding M15 family metallopeptidase has product MPAAILAAAVVLNALLIGVLAHQSPAPAAAAAHRSFIDLAPEDLPASKVTIGDGAVPEGVTVFDDEIPAVANLDDDLLAALRRAATEAGADQVGFVVNSGWRSPKYQDQLLREAFVEYGSETEAARWVATPDTSAHVSGDAVDIGPSDAAAWLSANGAAHGLCQIYGNEPWHFELRPDAVEHGCPPLYADPTQDPRMRQ; this is encoded by the coding sequence ATGCCCGCCGCCATCCTCGCTGCCGCCGTGGTGCTCAACGCGCTGCTCATCGGTGTCCTCGCGCACCAGTCGCCGGCGCCGGCTGCGGCAGCTGCACACCGCTCTTTCATTGATCTTGCCCCGGAGGACCTGCCGGCATCGAAAGTCACCATCGGTGACGGCGCCGTCCCTGAGGGTGTGACGGTGTTCGATGACGAGATTCCGGCGGTGGCCAACCTCGACGACGATCTGCTCGCTGCCCTGCGCCGCGCAGCAACCGAGGCCGGGGCCGACCAGGTCGGGTTCGTCGTCAACAGCGGCTGGCGTTCCCCGAAATATCAGGATCAGTTACTTCGCGAGGCCTTCGTGGAGTACGGGTCGGAAACGGAAGCTGCCCGTTGGGTGGCCACCCCCGACACGTCTGCGCACGTGTCAGGGGATGCGGTCGACATCGGGCCGTCGGATGCCGCCGCATGGTTGTCCGCGAATGGCGCCGCACACGGGCTGTGCCAGATCTATGGCAACGAACCCTGGCACTTCGAACTGCGTCCCGACGCCGTCGAACACGGATGCCCGCCCCTTTACGCGGATCCCACCCAGGACCCAAGGATGCGGCAGTGA